The Parambassis ranga chromosome 14, fParRan2.1, whole genome shotgun sequence genome includes a window with the following:
- the paxbp1 gene encoding PAX3- and PAX7-binding protein 1: MFKKAKRANFRRRNESDEEEHDESQQQSLAPTSFGPVGVEIPFMETNNTTTAAPSSTDNCHRNGFLANINSVRAVKKEKKGKEAAPLPTPTKPSLLSFDDEEEGSEVFRVKKSNHSKKIVKQLKKEYKEDLEKSGCVKQESRSDAPHQPQVAIKEEVTSRAGSEQGEEEMEVDSADEQEEDSRNQGAQAQSQVSRNNTGPSFNTLSSLGSLRPGEIPDAAFIHAARKRRQMARELGGDAPLTVTEAPKQRLVREDQDASDDEDEEKRIRFSGVRNKSQRQKIAEEIGIEGSDDEALDTGQDEEVSRWEQEQIRKGISIPQVQSSQPEENTVYYQNSYESQPYGSTYSMPFTYSTVAPQTGKPTGHADNGSVHYGAPLSDLSPVSIDLVKKRLQDRLSQMHAGHDANTRRYKQIKEDLAASESTIQQLEGSSNDNADQYKFLQEMRGYVGDLLECFSEKVPAVLELEAAMHQLLRQRASRLVQRRQDDIKDESSEFASLSNKAVMAPSLDSFGRDRTAYLEHSRQRRIAEREARRTRRRQAREQNGKRAEHNEGMSSDDEETSTDITSFDMEKDRIIRECKKVFEDVVEDFHSLDCIKSHFEVWRHEYADCYRDAYIGLCLPKLFNPLVRLQLISWNPLDAQCANFEYMLWFESLLFYGFEENTILQRGDGDIGLLPAIVERVIVSKLTVLAEQVWDPLSDSQTARLVSFIQRLMKSYPTVLHGDNRYTQELLKTIVLRTRRTLDEDVFLPLYPRSVLENKNSSPYLFYQRQFWSCIKLLGNILQWEGILSTSCLKDLALDSTLNRYILSALQTTDTEEDNVQKCQKVVECLPAHWFSGLKGQQTLPQLEPFCRYLVYVANSLHRSSLGRSDVERRTYKEQIREVVKMLGHMNALDHIIAVAEEHGIKDIKPLLEVKS, translated from the exons ATGTTTAAAAAGGCGAAAAGAGCAAACTTCCGGCGGAGGAATGAGTCCGACGAAGAGGAGCACGATGAGAGCCAGCAGCAGTCGCTGGCGCCGACATCCTTTGGGCCTGTCGGTGTGGAAATCCCTTTTATGGAGACCAATAACACGACTACCGCAGCACCCAGCAGCACGGATAACTGTCACAGGAACGGGTTTCTGGCTAATATCAACAGCGTAAGAGCTGTCaagaaggaaaagaagggaAAGGAGGCAGCACCTTTGCCAACACCCACAAAACCCAGCTTGCTTAGTTTCGACGATGAAGAAG AAGGATCTGAGGTCTTCAGAGTGAAGAAGTCCAACCACAGCAAGAAGATTGTCAAACAGCTGAAGAAAGAATACAAGGAGGATTTAGAGAAGTCTGGATGTGTCAAACAGGAAAGCAGATCAG aTGCTCCACATCAGCCTCAAGTTGCCATAAAAGAGGAAGTTACTAGTAGAGCAGGTAGTGAACAGGGTGAGGAAGAAATGGAGGTTGACAGTGCTGATGAACAAGAGGAAGATTCCCGGAATCAAGGCGCTCAGGCACAAAGTCAGGTGTCCAGGAACAACACTGGACCATCATTCAACACATTATCTTCTCTTGGCAGCTTGAGACCAG GTGAGATTCCTGATGCTGCATTCATCCATGCTGCCAGAAAGCGCCGGCAAATGGCCAGAGAGCTCGGGGGTGACGCCCCTTTGACTGTGACAGAGGCTCCCAAGCAACGTCTGGTACGAGAAGACCAAGATGCCAGCgacgatgaagatgaagagaagagGATCCGCTTTAGTGGAGTCAGGAACAAAAGCCAGAGACAGAAGATAGCTGAGGAAATAG GTATCGAGGGTAGTGATGATGAGGCACTGGATACAGGTCAGGATGAGGAGGTGAGCCGCTGGGAGCAGGAGCAGATTAGGAAAGGAATCAGTATACCCCAG GTCcaaagcagccagccagaggaAAACACCGTCTACTATCAGAACAGCTACGAAAGCCAGCCCTATGGCTCTACCTACAGCATGCCTTTCACCTACAGCACAGTGGCCCCACAGACTGGCAAGCCAACTGGCCATGCCGATAATGGCTCTGTTCACTATGGAGCCCCTCTTAGCGATCTAAGCCCGGTATCCATTGATCTGGTAAAGAAACGCCTGCAGGATAG GCTCAGCCAAATGCATGCAGGCCATGATGCCAATACCAGGCGCTACAAACAGATCAAAGAAGACCTAGCTGCTTCTGAGAGTACCATACAGCAGCTGGAGGGTTCATCCAATGACAATGCAGATCAATATAAATTCTTGCAAGAGATGCGAGGGTATGTTGGAGACTTGCTTGAGTGTTTCAGTGAAAAG GTGCCTGCTGTCCTGGAGCTGGAGGCTGCCATGCACCAGTTACTAAGGCAACGGGCCTCACGACTTGTCCAGAGAAGACAGGATGATATTAAAGATGAATCGTCGGAGTTTGCAAGCCTTTCAA ATAAGGCTGTCATGGCTCCTAGTCTAGACTCATTTGGTCGTGACCGTACAGCATACCTAGAGCACAGTCGTCAGAGGAGGATAGCTGAAAGAGAAGCACGACG AACGCGACGACGACAAGCTAGAGAGCAGAATGGAAAGAGAGCTGAGCACAACGAAGGCATGTCATCTGATGATGAGGAAACCTCTACTGACATCACCAGCTTCGACATGGAAAAAG ATCGAATCATCAGGGAATGTAAGAAAGTGTTTGAGGATGTGGTGGAGGACTTTCATTCTCTTGACTGCATCAAATCTCATTTTGAAGTATGGAGGCACGAGTACGCTGACTGCTACAGAGATGCTTACATAGGCCTCTGTCTCCCTAAGCTCTTTAACCCTTTAGTCCGTCTGCAGCTGATTTCATGGAACCCTCTTGAT GCACAATGTGCAAACTTTGAGTACATGCTCTGGTTCGAGTCGCTGTTGTTTTACGGATTTGAAGAGAACACCATATTGCAGAGGGGAGATGGGGATATCGGCTTGCTGCCTGCTATTGTGGAGAGGGTCATCGTTTCCAAACTGACAG TGCTGGCAGAGCAAGTGTGGGATCCactgtcagacagtcagacagccaGGCTGGTGAGCTTCATTCAGAGACTGATGAAAAGCTATCCCACTGTGCTGCATGGGGACAACAGATACACACAG GAGCTATTGAAAACAATTGTCTTACGGACAAGGCGGACTCTGGATGAAGACGTCTTCCTTCCTCTCTACCCTAGAAG tgtgttggAGAACAAGAATAGCAGCCCCTACTTATTCTACCAGAGGCAGTTCTGGTCCTGTATAAAG CTGCTGGGCAACATCCTGCAGTGGGAAGGTATCTtatccacttcctgtctgaagGACCTGGCTTTGGACAGCACTCTGAATAGATACATACTCTCTGCActgcagaccacagacacagaggaggacaatgTTCAGAAGTGTCAAAAG